From Balearica regulorum gibbericeps isolate bBalReg1 chromosome 28, bBalReg1.pri, whole genome shotgun sequence:
TTATGAATGTCAGTTGAACCTGAGCacacattttgcaaataatgaCCCAGTAGTATCTCAGAAAACGAAGTCACCCTTTCTGGAATTGCCTAGGGAGGATttggaaatattcttttaaatttgtcttaACATCACAGTGCATGTGCAGACATTGGACACTAACAGCATCGCATCTTAGTGATTTGTAAATGCACAGACTGCCTGCAGGCAAACCCATTTTAACTGAGGAGTAACCcaagaatttggaagaaaatcccTCTTTCTCAAGCACTCTTGTGCTGGCAGTGTCTGGGACTGCTTTCTGGATTTACAGACTTGATCtgttacagagcagaaaattgcACACTTCTTGTTTGCATTATTAAGTGCTGCTAAGGACAAATGTTTGCAAGCGTTACTGCAAGGCTCCATTTGAATGACAATGAAATGGCGTGAAGTTCCCAGGCTGCACAACCGCACAGTTGTTACTAGGGTGAGATCCCGTGACGCAAGGCTGAAGTGACTCTATTATTCATGACTGAAGTACCTAACTGGCAGCGGTAGTAACCTCTTAACAGTACGATGCTGTAACACAGTCTACGCATAAAACAGCCGGTGAAGTGCTTTCAAAGCCCTGTTAAACTCTAGAACCCTTATTGTGAATGTGATTGCTGTTCTTTGAacacacacagcacacacacacagaggcacttTGAGGGCATTCTGCAAGAGGAACACAGCTCAGTTGTGTTACACTACAAAATAAGAGGTCAAAATTcattgaaaacatttgcaagtaAAGCTGTGGGTTACACTTCCAGCAACTTTTGGGATGGAGGTTTCTCTTGGCGTCAGAGGAGCTTTGTTCCTAGGAAAGCGACTTGGTCAGTCTGACAAATGTCCCCTGCAGAAGCACCGTGCAAATTGCTCTTCAACCTGTATATTGACATTACGGTCCATAAATTTATCTGGAACTGGTCATAATTTCCATTGTTCATTAGCTAAagctatgaaataaaatctggaaaGTTATGAATAAATTACTGAGTAAAACCAGGAACATAGTAAGTGTTTCAGAGTGCACAAGCAAGAGACAATGTTAGCTTAAAATAATTGGTAAATATCTCGGTAGTTCTACAGACTTAGCTGCTTTAACAAGGGACCTagttaaaagagaaagttaGAAATTTGTGGAATGCCACACACATATGTGTTTCTTCCACTCCAGGAAATCTTAAgataaaactggaaagaaattcaaatttctgGGATGAGAAGGCAAAGTAACTAATTGTAAGGTCTATCACGGTTGGTTGTATAGAGCCACATTTGAATGAAACATTTGAAGGCTATAAAATCACATTCTGCTGAATGAAAATCACCCAtcctgctgtgctccagcaCTAGAACCCGTCGCCATGCCCACCAAGGAGGTCTTCGGTGTTTCCTTGTGGTCCTGGCCATGCTGCGTTGAAGTAAGGCCCTTGCTCAGACAGGTGGCAGGGACCTTTCTCATTCTGAACTCAATAGCACCAACAGCATCCAGGCTGGCTCCTACTGGGGCTCTGTGCTCTGGAGGCCAGTGCCACGAACAGGGCTGGGAGCTTACCGAGACTGGCGAGTCAAAGCGGTTTGGACGCGAAGTGAGGGAAGCCTCGGGCCGCCACAGCTTTTATGCCttgccacagccctgctgcatcagcctttgcagaaaacattgcCCTGAGGCTGCAGGGTGATGCCTGGAGCCAGCACACGCCTTGCAGCCTGGGATTACCAGCACCAGCCCACGCTGGGTGTGCCATGAAGCCACCCCCGCCCTCAGTTGAAGTACTGTTGGCCTCCCTAAGCCAACATGGTCCTCCCTAAGCCCTCTCTGCAGGGACTTGATTACTCAGCTGGGCAGCAAGGGCTGTGCCAGGAACTGCCAGCTTGAGCAGCTGCAGCGAGACAGGCTGCACGTGCCCACGTGCTCTGCAGGCGTGGGCATGTCAGGCAGCCTGCGCTTTGCAGTTTCATCAAGGGGAACTGCAAGTCCCAGATACCCAGCAAGGGTATGGTCAAGGCTTAGGGATGTCCCTAGTCCCTTTGCAAGCACTGGGAGATGGTGGGCACTTAGGAGCCACCCTGAGCACGTACGATGGCTTCTGACTTTGACAACAACCCGGTGCCTCTGTTTACCAGCTTGTAAAAGGGATGTAATGACAGCATGATGTCTGTACACAGGATTGCAAAGCACTTCTGTAGGATGCTCAGGACAATGGCATGTAAGTAAAGTGGGGGGATTAGGCATAGAGTGGGGTTTATTGCTGACGCCAGGTCAGCTACATCAGCAGCACCTTGTGTTTCATGTAATACTCCACTATGATCTGATCCTCCCATCACGTCTTTCTTCACCTTGGCACATTTGCATGTCAACGTGCCCAGTGAAGAGGAGTTTAATTGTCTCAGGTCACATGAAGATAGTGTCAAGAAGCTTGTATGCTGGATTTGATGATTCCCTGGGGTTTCCGCCACCACCCCCTTGGCCGATGCCTCGGGCAGTCTGGGACATGTATAAAAGAGCTGAGGGCTTCACAGCCCTCTATCCAGCTTCCTCTGCTTGACTCTTCTGATCAACGGGGTAAGTCCAGCTCTTGGAAGCCTCTTGAggatctctccctgcctcccttcaTACAGCCCCTTCTTCGCACCTTTGCCTAATCCCTGGTGCCTTTTCCAGGGActctctgcctgcctgaaagatgtcctgctccagcctgtgcGTCCCTTCCTGTGGGGTGGCCACCCCGGCCCCGCTGGCTGACACTGTCAACGAGCCCTGCGTGCGGCAGTGCCCCGACTCCACGGTGGTGATCCAGCCCCCGGCCTCGGTGATCACCTTCCCCGGGCCCATCCTCAGCAACTTCCCGCAGCACAGCGTTGTTGGCTCGGCGGGAGTGCCCGGCGTTGCAGGGAGCTACGGTGGCACTTATGGAGGCCGTGGTGCTTTTGGAGGCCTTGGGGCCTATGGCGTGTATGGAGGCCTTGGGGGCTACGGAGCCCTTGGGGGCTATGGAGGCTATGGGCTTTATGGGGGCTACGGAGCCTTTGGGGGTTGTGGATATGGCGGCTGGGCCCGAGGCCACAGGTACCTCAGTGGCAGCTGTGGGCCCTGCTAAAACCCCAAATATCCGTGCAGTTCAGTGCTGCACCTGCCCTggctctccacaggctgcaccTCTTGTCTTCTACCACCAGAAGCAGGACAAAGCTTCCAACCGCTCTTTAGGCTGTGCCAAACAGCTTCTTGAGCTTGGTGGTCCTTGCTTATTTGCACAGAGTATCCTTGCAGATCTTCTGCTGGAGGCTGTAGGGTTTCCAGTACTGTCTCCAAAAGCTCCCCACTACCTGCGGTAGAACGAAGCTGTACTCGTCCTCGGATGAgcctcccctgctctgcccgGCTCTGAGACTCCCACCCTGCAATAGGAAGGGGGAATCTTTGGGCTGGAGCCCTGGGTTGTGCCTTGCTGCCGCCTTATGATTGTTGTGTTGCCAATTCattgtttctgtgttgttttgtttcccgCTGTCACTGTCCATTGCATTTTCCATCCACATTAAAGAATCCGCATTGCATCAATAATTTGACTTCTAGTTCCTTTTGTATGAGTTTGCTCTTCTGATTTTCCAGATTGGCTAGGGATATTTTGATAATGCATCTCAAGCCACAGGGTTAAATATCAAATGGCACGTGGGTTAGTGAACAGGGCTTGCGAGAGGTTCAACAGCTTGTCATAGACAACCTTGTGTTGTAGCACACAACAGATACAAACAAGCTATTAGCCACCTTGCAAGGTACGgcttttgatggaaaaaaatatcagtgcatttatttattactttgtgGTTCCTTTCTCAAGCAGGACTAGACAATAACTTCACAGTTTTCCATGCTGGATAGTCTGAGAAGTTCAAAGCACTTCTCAGACGCTCGTAactattttacatattttagcGTGTTATTACTCTATTAAAAGCTTACTGCTCTTGTTAGGTGCTTGGTTATTGAATAATAGTCATTTCAAAAGTACATGTTGAGACATTTCAATATATGCTTTAGTCAGAATGTGATTTTATAGCCTTCAAATGTTTCATTCAAATGTGGCTCTATACAACCAACCGTGATAGACCTTACGATTAGTTACTTTGCCTTCTCATCCcagaaatttgaatttctttctagttttATCTTAGGATTTCCTGGAGTGGAAGaaacatatatgtgtgtggCATTCCACAAATTTCtaactttctcttttaactAGGTCCCTTGTTAAAGCAGCTAAGTCTGTAGAACTACCGAGATATTACCAATTATTTTAAGCTAACATTGTCTCTTACTTGTGCACTCTGAAACACTTACTGCGTTCCTGGTTTTACTCAGTAATTTATTCATAACtttccagattttatttcatagctTTAGCTAATGAACAATGGAAATTATGACCAGTTCCAGATAAATTTATGGACCGTAATGTCAATATACAGGTTGAAGAGCAATTTGCATGGTGCTTCTGCAGGGGACATTTGTCAGACTGACCAAGTCGCTTTCCTAGGAACAAAGCTCCTCTGAAGCCAAGAGAAACCTCCATCCCAAAAGTTGCTGGAAGTGTAACCCACAGCTTtacttgcaaatgttttcaatgAATTTTGACCTCTTATTTTGTAGTGTAACACAACTGAGCTGTGTTCCTCTTGTGAGAATGCCCTCAAAGTGcctctgtgtgcgtgtgtgtgttcaAAGAACAGCAATCACATTCACAATAAGGGTTCTAGAGTTTAACAGGGCTTTGAAAGCACTTCACCGGCTGTTTTATGCGTAGACTGTGTTACAGCATCGTACTGTTAAGAGGTTACTACCGCTGCCAGTTAGGTACTTCAGTCATGAATAATAGAGTCACTTCAGCCTTGCGTCACGGGATCTCACCCTAGTAACAACTGTGCGGTTGTGCAGCCTGGGAACTTCACGCCATTTCGTTGTCATTCAAATGGAGCCTTGCAGTAACGCTTGCAAACATTTGTCCTTAGCAGCACTTAATAATGCGAACAAGAAGTGTgcaattttctgctctgtaacaGATCAAGTCTGTAAATCCAGAAAGCATCCCAGACACTGCCAGCACAAGAGTGCTTGAGAAAGAgggattttcttccaaattcttgGGTTACTCCTCAGTTAAAATGGGTTTGCCTGCAGGCAGTCTGTGCATTTACAAATCACTAAGATGCGATGCTGTTATGTCCAATGTCTGCACATGCACTGTGATGTtaagacaaatttaaaagaatatttccaaATCCTCCCTAGGCAATTCCAGAAAGGGTGACTTCGTTTTCTGAGACACTACTGGGtcattatttgcaaaatgtgtGCTCAGGTTCAACTGACATTCATAAAAGCTACAGGATGCAGTACGTCTCCGTAAAACATCAAGTAGGGGACAAAATCTGTGTACATccaagtcagaaaaagaaaaagcggGACATGTAATGATGCTATaccatttttaataagaataaatcTCACAATCACAATctaaaatgacacagaaagcagaagcagaaagaatgtGTGCAGCGATTAATTTGTATCTGCAGAAAATCTCCCGGTTTCATTGGTACCATTTTTGCTGCTACAGCTGTAGCATTTGGCTATCAGTTTCCATTCTCAAACTTTTCCACTTGCTTTAAGTCCAATGAAACAAACCCCATCAGATCATTGTGGTTTCTTTGGTTTAGCTTCAGAAGCAGTTAAGTCAGAAATATATCCATAGGAAGGCTAGTACAGGTAGACTCTAGATTACAGTAATGTTAGCTGGGAAAGAGCTATCAATGACTTCAGAAGTCGTTTAGCCATTTTAACCCATGTTAAGCCCAGCTTCCTTTACACCTCCAAACCTGTGTCGGCTTAAGAAGTTGGTagggaaaaaggaaggcaaaacaTTGAGGAAGAACATTGAAGAAGTGTTACAGAAACTCTGAGCTCTCCAAAATACTACAGCTTTCGGTCGCAGTCCTGGGACTCAGACTTTCTGCAAAGCCTCCCCCTAGCAGCAGCCATGAATTCGGTAATTAATTCTCAGTCCTCGATTCTTACTAAATCCTTCTGGATTTAGCAGGGGTAGCAGCTCCCATAGCTGTATCAACGGATGTAGCAAGAAGAGGAGGGGTACCAGCAGCGGGAGCTGTAGGAGGGGTACCAGTCCCAACAACGGCTCagaccccagcagccccaggagctgcaggggctCCCCCAGTCGTAGGTCCGGTAGCTGGACACGGTCCGTAGTTGCAGGGAGAGTAGCAGGCATCCTCACACTTGTTCTGGTACCAGTAAGTCATCTTGGTGCGATGGAGGGAGGCAagtctgaaacacagcagaagagaagacgATAAGGTCTGCCCCAGAGA
This genomic window contains:
- the LOC142598453 gene encoding claw keratin-like, with the protein product MSCSSLCVPSCGVATPAPLADTVNEPCVRQCPDSTVVIQPPASVITFPGPILSNFPQHSVVGSAGVPGVAGSYGGTYGGRGAFGGLGAYGVYGGLGGYGALGGYGGYGLYGGYGAFGGCGYGGWARGHRYLSGSCGPC